The Brassica napus cultivar Da-Ae unplaced genomic scaffold, Da-Ae ScsIHWf_2671;HRSCAF=3429, whole genome shotgun sequence genome includes a window with the following:
- the LOC125601867 gene encoding DNA-directed RNA polymerase subunit beta'-like, with protein METIRRRRSHGNEWEDRKIVRRKDFLVRRMELAKHFIRTNIEPEWMILCLLPVLPPELRPIIQIEGGKLMSSDINELYRRVIYRNNTLTDLLTTSRSTPGELVMCQEKLVQEAVDTLLDNGIRGQPMRDGHNKVYKSFSDVIEGKEGRFRETLLGKRVDYSGRSVIVVGPSLSLHRCGLPREIAIELFQTFVIRGLIRQHLASNIGVAKSQIREKKPIVWEILQEVMQGHPVLLNRAPTLHRLGIQSFQPILVEGRTICLHPLVCKGFNADFDGDQMAVHVPLSLEAQAEARLLMFSHMNLLSPAIGDPISVPTQDMLIGLYVLTSGTRRGICANRYNPCNRKNYQNERIYETNYKYMKEPFFCNSYDAIGAYRQKRINLDSPLWLRWQLDQRVIASKEVPIEVHYESFGNYHEIYAHYLIVRSVKKQTFCIYIRTTVGHISFYREIEEAIQGFSQACSYDT; from the coding sequence ATGGAAACAATTAGGAGAAGAAGGTCCCACGGGAATGAATGGGAAGATCGAAAAATTGTAAGAAGAAAAGATTTTTTAGTTAGACGTATGGAATTAGCTAAGCATTTTATTCGAACAAATATAGAACCGGAATGGATGATTTTATGTCTCTTACCGGTTCTGCCTCCCGAGTTGAGACCCATCATTCAGATAGAAGGGGGTAAACTGATGAGTTCAGATATTAATGAACTCTATAGAAGAGTTATCTATCGGAACAATACTCTTACTGATCTATTAACAACAAGTAGATCTACACCAGGGGAATTAGTAATGTGTCAGGAAAAATTGGTACAAGAAGCCGTGGATACACTTCTTGATAATGGAATCCGTGGACAACCCATGAGGGATGGTCATAATAAGGTTTACAAGTCATTTTCAGATGTAATTGAAGGAAAAGAGGGAAGATTTCGCGAGACTCTGCTTGGCAAACGGGTCGATTATTCGGGGCGTTCGGTGATTGTCGTTGGACCCTCACTTTCATTACATCGCTGTGGATTGCCTCGCGAAATAGCAATAGAGCTCTTCCAGACATTTGTAATTCGTGGTCTAATTAGACAACATCTGGCTTCGAACATAGGAGTTGCTAAGAGTCAAATTCGTGAAAAAAAGCCGATTGTCTGGGAAATCCTTCAAGAAGTTATGCAGGGGCATCCCGTATTACTGAATAGAGCACCTACTCTACATAGATTAGGCATACAGTCATTCCAACCCATTTTAGTGGAAGGACGCACTATTTGTTTACATCCATTAGTTTGTAAGGGGTTCAATGCAGACTTTGATGGGGATCAAATGGCTGTTCATGTGCCTTTATCTTTAGAAGCTCAAGCAGAGGCTCGTTTACTTATGTTTTCTCATATGAATCTCTTATCTCCAGCTATTGGAGATCCCATTTCTGTACCGACTCAAGATATGCTGATTGGACTCTATGTATTAACGAGCGGCACTCGTCGAGGTATTTGTGCAAACAGATATAATCCATGTAATCGaaaaaactatcaaaatgaAAGAATTTACGAAACAAACTATAAGTATATGAAAGAACCCTTTTTTTGCAATTCCTATGATGCAATTGGAGCTTATCGGCAGAAAAGAATCAATTTAGATAGTCCTTTGTGGCTTCGGTGGCAATTAGATCAACGCGTTATTGCTTCAAAAGAAGTTCCTATCGAAGTTCACTATGAATCTTTTGGTAACTATCATGAGATTTATGCACACTATCTGATAGTAAGAAgtgtaaaaaaacaaactttttgtatatatattcgaACCACAGTTGgtcatatttctttttatcGAGAAATCGAGGAAGCTATACAAGGTTTTTCTCAAGCTTGTTCATATGATACCTAA